From the Phyllostomus discolor isolate MPI-MPIP mPhyDis1 chromosome 7, mPhyDis1.pri.v3, whole genome shotgun sequence genome, one window contains:
- the LOC114501327 gene encoding profilin-1-like has translation MAIVGYKALSSSWAVVPRKTFLSFTPAEAGAWLAKTGQSSFVNGLTLGGQKCSVIPDLLLQDGEFIMDLCAKSTVEACTFNIAVTVNAKTLVALMGKGAHGECLLHQEASAVFSSDHFSNVSLV, from the exons ATGGCCATCGTCGGCTATAAGGCCTTATCCTCTAGCTGGGCCGTGGTCCCCAGGAAAACCTTCCTCAGCTTCACGCCAGCTGAGGCTGGTGCCTGGTTGGCAAAGACTGGTCAAAGCTCTTTTGTGAATGGTCTGACCCTTGGGGGCCAGAAATGTTCTGTGATCCCGGACTTACTGCTACAGGATGGGGAATTTATCATGGATCTTTGTGCCAAGAGCACAGTCGAGGCCTGCACCTTTAACATCGCTGTCACTGTGAATGCCAAGACGCTAGTCGCACTGATGGGCAAAGGTGCCCATGGTG AGTGTCTCCTGCACCAGGAAGCCTCAGCAGTCTTCAGCAGCGATCATTTCAGCAATGTGTCCCTGGTTTAG
- the CHCHD4 gene encoding mitochondrial intermembrane space import and assembly protein 40 isoform X2, with protein sequence MSYCRQEGREGKDRIIFVTKEDHETPSSAELVADDPNDPYEEHGLILPNGDINWNCPCLGGMASGPCGEQFKSAFSCFHYSTEDVKGSDCVNQFRAMQECMQKYPDLYPQDEEEEEEKKKPGEHSEEAAPTEVTATKEKEGSS encoded by the exons GGAAGGATCGAATCATATTTGTGACCAAAGAAGACCATGAAACTCCAAGCAGTGCTGAGCTGGTGGCCGACGATCCCAATGATCCTTACGAGGAGCATG GATTGATCCTGCCCAATGGAGACATTAACTGGAACTGCCCCTGCCTTGGGGGCATGGCCAGTGGCCCCTGTGGGGAACAATTCAAGTCGGCCTTTTCCTGCTTCCACTATAGCACAGAGGACGTCAAGGGGTCAGACTGTGTGAACCAGTTCCGGGCCATGCAGGAATGCATGCAGAAGTACCCCGACCTCTATCCCCaagacgaggaggaggaggaagagaagaagaagccAGGAGAACATTCGGAAGAGGCCGCTCCTACCGAGGTCACCGCAACCAAAGAAAAGGAAGGCTCGAGCTAA
- the CHCHD4 gene encoding mitochondrial intermembrane space import and assembly protein 40 isoform X3 — translation MSYCRQEGKDRIIFVTKEDHETPSSAELVADDPNDPYEEHGLILPNGDINWNCPCLGGMASGPCGEQFKSAFSCFHYSTEDVKGSDCVNQFRAMQECMQKYPDLYPQDEEEEEEKKKPGEHSEEAAPTEVTATKEKEGSS, via the exons GGAAGGATCGAATCATATTTGTGACCAAAGAAGACCATGAAACTCCAAGCAGTGCTGAGCTGGTGGCCGACGATCCCAATGATCCTTACGAGGAGCATG GATTGATCCTGCCCAATGGAGACATTAACTGGAACTGCCCCTGCCTTGGGGGCATGGCCAGTGGCCCCTGTGGGGAACAATTCAAGTCGGCCTTTTCCTGCTTCCACTATAGCACAGAGGACGTCAAGGGGTCAGACTGTGTGAACCAGTTCCGGGCCATGCAGGAATGCATGCAGAAGTACCCCGACCTCTATCCCCaagacgaggaggaggaggaagagaagaagaagccAGGAGAACATTCGGAAGAGGCCGCTCCTACCGAGGTCACCGCAACCAAAGAAAAGGAAGGCTCGAGCTAA